One Danio aesculapii chromosome 22, fDanAes4.1, whole genome shotgun sequence genomic window carries:
- the LOC130216169 gene encoding mast cell protease 1A-like isoform X1, with the protein MTIIISLLLLVSLLPYMTITAHEGIVDGREAEPHSRPYMVSIQLNDSHICGGFLITEQFVLTAAHCWNEGEVLTVVVGAHSLNESKCLDRLRVNRCIRAKYKQNPYRNDIMLLKLMTNVTLSKNVGLISLPKKGEDVKADTLCSVAGWGRLWKNGPKPYRLMEANTRIVNDAECKNRWESGYKASKMICAYGHGGSCNGDSGGPLVCNNTAVGVTSYGDPYLCNSRLLPNVYTRISAYLPWIRKVIGNV; encoded by the exons ctCATGAGGGAATAGTGGACGGCAGGGAAGCAGAACCTCACTCCAGACCTTACATGGTTTCTATTCAGTTGAATGACAGTCATATCTGTGGTGGATTCCTCATTACTGAACAGTTTGTCTTGACTGCTGCACATTGCTGGAATGA AGGTGAGGTTCTGACGGTTGTGGTTGGAGCCCATAGTTTGAACGAGAGCAAGTGTTTGGATCGTTTAAGAGTGAATCGCTGCATCAGGGCAAAATATAAACAGAATCCTTATCGGAATGACATCATGCTATTAAAA CTAATGACAAATGTCACACTGAGCAAGAATGTTGGACTGATATCATTACCAAAGAAAGGAGAAGATGTTAAAGCAGATACTCTCTGTAGTGTTGCTGGTTGGGGAAGACTGTGGAAAAATGGCCCAAAGCCGTATCGTCTAATGGAAGCAAACACAAGAATAGTGAATGATGCAGAGTGTAAAAACAGATGGGAATCTGGTTACAAGGCCTCAAAGATGATCTGTGCTTATGGTCATGGCGGATCCTGCAAT GGGGATTCAGGAGGTCCTTTGGTTTGTAATAACACTGCTGTTGGAGTCACATCTTACGGTGACCCTTATCTCTGTAATTCACGTTTGCTTCCTAATGTGTATACTAGGATTTCAGCATATCTTCCATGGATTCGCAAAGTAATTGGAAATGTGtga
- the LOC130216169 gene encoding duodenase-1-like isoform X2, with product MVSIQLNDSHICGGFLITEQFVLTAAHCWNEGEVLTVVVGAHSLNESKCLDRLRVNRCIRAKYKQNPYRNDIMLLKLMTNVTLSKNVGLISLPKKGEDVKADTLCSVAGWGRLWKNGPKPYRLMEANTRIVNDAECKNRWESGYKASKMICAYGHGGSCNGDSGGPLVCNNTAVGVTSYGDPYLCNSRLLPNVYTRISAYLPWIRKVIGNV from the exons ATGGTTTCTATTCAGTTGAATGACAGTCATATCTGTGGTGGATTCCTCATTACTGAACAGTTTGTCTTGACTGCTGCACATTGCTGGAATGA AGGTGAGGTTCTGACGGTTGTGGTTGGAGCCCATAGTTTGAACGAGAGCAAGTGTTTGGATCGTTTAAGAGTGAATCGCTGCATCAGGGCAAAATATAAACAGAATCCTTATCGGAATGACATCATGCTATTAAAA CTAATGACAAATGTCACACTGAGCAAGAATGTTGGACTGATATCATTACCAAAGAAAGGAGAAGATGTTAAAGCAGATACTCTCTGTAGTGTTGCTGGTTGGGGAAGACTGTGGAAAAATGGCCCAAAGCCGTATCGTCTAATGGAAGCAAACACAAGAATAGTGAATGATGCAGAGTGTAAAAACAGATGGGAATCTGGTTACAAGGCCTCAAAGATGATCTGTGCTTATGGTCATGGCGGATCCTGCAAT GGGGATTCAGGAGGTCCTTTGGTTTGTAATAACACTGCTGTTGGAGTCACATCTTACGGTGACCCTTATCTCTGTAATTCACGTTTGCTTCCTAATGTGTATACTAGGATTTCAGCATATCTTCCATGGATTCGCAAAGTAATTGGAAATGTGtga
- the si:dkey-78l4.5 gene encoding granzyme-like protein, protein MTIIIISLLLLVSLPSHLTLTVNGNEATPHSRPYMVSVQFNDDHFCGGFLISEEFVFTAAYCRKSSDEKLTVVVGAHDLKNKEEGSVRIRVKSCHTHPHFVQKTLQNDIMLLRLERKIKLSQTVHMTSLPKQKEDTKAGTLCSVFGWGRQYTNGPLSDRLLETEVKTIENKQCLKLWNKRDDIKVKYSVSKMMCVYGHGGSCEGDSGGPLVCEDTVVGIMSFGNPHLCNSHLFPNVYTKISAHHDWIWKTINKQK, encoded by the exons atgaccatcatcatcatctctctgCTCCTGCTGGTTTCTCTGCCGTCACACCTGACCTTGACTG TGAACGGCAATGAAGCAACACCTCACTCTCGACCTTACATGGTCTCTGTTCAATTTAATGACGACCATTTCTGTGGTGGATTCCTCATCTCTGAAGAGTTTGTCTTCACTGCGGCTTATTGCCGAAAGAG CAGTGATGAAAAGCTGACAGTTGTGGTTGGTGCACATGACCTAAAAAATAAGGAAGAAGGTTCTGTCCGCATCAGAGTGAAGTCCTGCCACACGCATCCACACTTTGTTCAGAAAACTCTCCAGAATGACATCATGCTTTTGAGG CTCGAGAGAAAAATCAAACTGAGCCAAACTGTTCATATGACTTCATTGCCCAAACAAAAAGAAGACACCAAAGCAGGCACTCTGTGTAGTGTTTTTGGCTGGGGGAGACAGTACACTAATGGCCCACTAAGTGACCGGCTCTTGGAgacagaagtgaaaacaatagaAAACAAGCAATGCTTAAAACTATGGAACAAAAGGGATGACATAAAAGTGAAATACTCAGTCTCAAAGATGATGTGTGTGTATGGCCATGGTGGATCCTGCGAG GGGGATTCAGGAGGTCCTTTGGTTTGTGAAGACACTGTTGTTGGCATCATGTCTTTTGGAAATCCTCACCTCTGTAATTCACATTTGTTTCCT